A genomic window from Verrucomicrobiota bacterium includes:
- a CDS encoding aminotransferase class IV, translating to MNRGTHDSLADSRNEHILININGELFPRNEARISVFDSGYLVGDGIWEGLRLHEGVFVFLDDHLNRLFEGARMIFMDIGKSREDLTRMLHETVNANAMEDGVHVRLMVTRGNKKTPSQDPRLTITPPNIVIIPEFKTANPEVRKHGVRLFTSAIRRGSPDYLDPRLNCHSKLHEVIALSQALNAGADEALMLDIHGFVSTCNATNFFIVRNDEVWTSTGNYCMNGITRAKVIEVCRKNGITVHEKNFSLMDVYSADEVFVTGTFGGLTPVAEVDGQTIESTSIPGSLTQTLMQLYQESIRQYIQSVKG from the coding sequence ATGAATCGAGGTACACACGATAGTTTGGCTGACTCCCGAAATGAGCACATTCTGATCAATATCAATGGCGAGCTGTTTCCAAGAAATGAAGCCAGGATTTCCGTATTTGATAGCGGGTATTTAGTGGGCGATGGCATTTGGGAAGGTTTAAGATTACATGAGGGTGTATTCGTATTTCTGGACGATCATCTGAACCGCCTCTTTGAAGGCGCGCGCATGATTTTTATGGATATCGGTAAATCACGTGAAGATCTGACCAGGATGCTGCACGAAACCGTGAATGCAAACGCCATGGAAGACGGAGTCCATGTGCGGCTGATGGTAACTCGTGGCAACAAGAAGACACCCTCTCAAGACCCAAGATTAACCATCACCCCACCCAATATCGTAATAATTCCTGAGTTCAAAACGGCTAATCCGGAAGTGCGGAAGCATGGGGTTCGTTTATTTACTTCGGCAATCCGCCGCGGTTCACCCGATTATCTTGATCCCCGTCTGAATTGTCATAGCAAGCTGCATGAGGTGATCGCGCTCAGTCAGGCACTCAACGCCGGTGCTGATGAAGCTCTGATGCTCGACATTCATGGATTTGTATCCACCTGCAATGCGACCAACTTTTTTATAGTCCGCAACGACGAGGTGTGGACTTCAACCGGCAATTATTGCATGAATGGAATCACCCGGGCCAAAGTGATCGAGGTTTGTCGTAAGAACGGCATCACAGTTCACGAGAAAAACTTTTCCCTGATGGATGTGTATAGCGCAGATGAGGTATTTGTTACGGGAACTTTCGGCGGATTGACACCAGTTGCTGAAGTGGACGGACAGACAATTGAATCAACATCGATCCCGGGTTCACTGACCCAAACGCTTATGCAATTGTACCAGGAATCTATCCGGCAATACATCCAATCGGTGAAAGGATGA
- a CDS encoding sulfotransferase family protein encodes MTSDSTVRVSLWSGPRNVSTAIMYAFAQREDTIVFDEPLYAHYLSHTNAHQFHPGAEDILRSQNNDGRQVVEEIILGESVEPVRFIKNMAHHLVDLDRSFLKQLKNIILTRDPRDMLLSYSKTIPDFGIVDTGYPQLKSICEELISYGESPLVLDSKNLLEDPEKALRLLCDSLGLTFDPAMLSWEKGPKDFEGIWAPHWYHNIHRSSGFQPYKPKTEPFPEAFRPLLVDCIPIYEYLMRFSVI; translated from the coding sequence ATGACGAGCGATTCTACAGTACGTGTTTCACTTTGGTCGGGACCACGCAATGTATCGACGGCGATCATGTATGCATTCGCTCAACGCGAAGACACCATTGTCTTTGATGAGCCACTCTATGCTCACTATTTATCCCATACGAATGCACACCAATTCCACCCGGGAGCGGAAGATATTTTGAGGTCTCAGAATAACGATGGTCGCCAGGTTGTAGAAGAAATCATTCTGGGAGAATCAGTTGAACCCGTTCGTTTTATTAAGAACATGGCTCATCACTTGGTTGATCTGGATAGGAGTTTTTTAAAACAACTAAAGAACATCATTCTAACTAGAGATCCGAGGGACATGTTGCTCTCTTATTCGAAGACGATTCCAGATTTTGGTATCGTGGATACCGGCTATCCGCAGCTGAAAAGCATCTGCGAAGAACTAATTTCGTACGGAGAATCGCCGCTCGTGCTGGATTCGAAGAATCTTCTGGAAGATCCCGAGAAAGCGCTCCGCCTATTATGTGATTCTCTGGGATTAACCTTCGACCCAGCAATGCTGTCCTGGGAAAAAGGTCCCAAGGACTTTGAAGGCATCTGGGCTCCGCATTGGTATCACAACATTCATCGATCCTCCGGGTTTCAGCCGTATAAACCAAAAACGGAGCCGTTCCCCGAAGCATTTCGACCTCTGCTGGTTGATTGCATCCCTATTTATGAGTATCTCATGCGATTCTCAGTGATTTAG
- a CDS encoding acyl carrier protein, translating into MNDTSKEEELIAKLKIIIEGCATDPIDLSNFSTSTKVQEIGLDSLTILDMFYDIEQETGISIEQEELVDFRTVGDITTLLINKGA; encoded by the coding sequence ATGAACGATACATCAAAAGAAGAAGAACTCATTGCTAAGTTGAAAATCATCATTGAAGGATGCGCAACCGATCCGATCGACCTGAGTAATTTCAGTACCAGCACAAAAGTGCAGGAAATAGGTTTAGATTCTCTTACGATCCTGGACATGTTCTACGATATCGAACAGGAAACAGGGATCTCTATCGAACAAGAAGAGCTCGTAGACTTTCGCACTGTGGGTGACATAACGACCCTGCTGATCAACAAGGGAGCTTGA
- a CDS encoding beta-ketoacyl-[acyl-carrier-protein] synthase family protein yields the protein MSHPSQPSSSSARKRVVITGMGIVSSLGLDQDTVWQNLIAGKTGIGTLTSIDTTECKVKIGAEVQEGVVEEQLKLLKRRPVDRTLDQSIVAARDALSQAGLYDSEAELESQDISVVFGTGAGVDHSLYNAFKLFEEKGPKGARPTTVPRCMHNAISAALSLQFKLTGTNYMVVSACTSASNAMGMAFRMIRDGYVDTVLTGGADAFFNPFYFGIWNNIPALSKIEDPLKACRPFAEDRDGTVLGEGAGVLIFESHEKALARGATILGEILGYGESSDAKHITSPDADGQVKAMRMALNDAGIRPEELSFINSHGTATKGNDSCESESIRTVLGEAVDHVPVSANKSYFGHSLGASGALESITSLLSLKHRTVPGNLNLENPDPVCNVNLIGPDPVSIKQGPVMKNSFGFGGGNGVLILGPPN from the coding sequence ATGAGCCATCCTAGCCAGCCTTCCAGTTCTTCAGCCCGTAAACGCGTCGTCATTACCGGTATGGGAATCGTTTCTTCATTGGGATTGGACCAGGATACGGTGTGGCAAAACCTGATTGCTGGAAAAACCGGGATAGGGACATTGACCTCTATTGATACTACCGAATGTAAAGTAAAGATCGGTGCAGAAGTTCAAGAGGGAGTGGTTGAAGAACAACTCAAACTCCTCAAACGCCGCCCTGTAGACCGCACACTCGACCAGAGTATCGTGGCGGCTAGAGACGCGCTCAGCCAAGCAGGGTTGTACGACAGTGAAGCCGAACTCGAGAGTCAGGACATATCTGTGGTGTTTGGAACCGGTGCCGGAGTCGACCACAGCCTGTACAACGCCTTCAAACTATTTGAAGAAAAAGGTCCCAAAGGTGCACGACCCACCACGGTGCCTCGGTGTATGCACAACGCCATATCAGCCGCGCTGTCGCTTCAGTTCAAACTGACCGGGACCAACTACATGGTGGTATCGGCCTGTACTTCGGCGTCCAATGCTATGGGAATGGCATTTCGGATGATTCGTGACGGTTACGTTGACACGGTATTAACCGGTGGAGCAGATGCCTTTTTCAATCCGTTTTACTTCGGAATCTGGAATAATATTCCCGCGCTTTCAAAAATTGAAGACCCGTTGAAAGCATGCCGTCCATTTGCGGAAGACAGGGATGGCACGGTTCTCGGTGAAGGCGCCGGTGTCCTCATTTTCGAATCGCATGAAAAAGCGCTAGCACGAGGCGCGACCATTCTAGGCGAAATCCTCGGATATGGTGAATCTTCCGACGCCAAACATATCACAAGCCCCGATGCCGATGGCCAGGTGAAGGCCATGAGGATGGCATTGAATGACGCTGGCATTAGGCCTGAAGAATTGAGCTTTATTAACAGTCACGGAACGGCGACAAAGGGAAACGATAGTTGCGAAAGTGAGTCCATACGCACAGTTCTGGGCGAGGCGGTGGACCATGTTCCGGTGTCAGCGAATAAAAGTTATTTTGGCCACAGCTTGGGCGCGTCCGGAGCCCTCGAATCGATCACAAGCCTCCTTTCATTGAAGCATCGCACAGTGCCAGGGAATTTAAATTTAGAAAACCCCGATCCTGTATGTAATGTAAACCTGATCGGCCCAGACCCTGTATCCATTAAGCAGGGACCCGTTATGAAAAACAGTTTCGGATTCGGAGGAGGAAATGGAGTTTTAATCCTTGGACCACCTAACTAA